In Sebastes fasciatus isolate fSebFas1 unplaced genomic scaffold, fSebFas1.pri Scaffold_30, whole genome shotgun sequence, the DNA window TCACTGTGAAAGTGTGACTTGAGTCTCTAACAACCTGTTTCTATTGGACTCTACTGTGATGGAGGATGATCAGAGGGATCCATTTAGATCTGTATTGAGGAAGGAGGATGTGAGATGATGGAtgtgacctcctcctcctccttaaagccagcacacacacacacacacacacacacacacacacacacacacacacacagatcccaTCACTCCTCAGAGAGGGAACTCTACTGACTGGGTTCTAAACATCATCTTCTACTAGAAGCACGTACTGATGTGGAAAACATCTGCAGACTACCTCCCCTACtgatcccacaatgcaaagctcTGGACCGCTACAGGCTCCGGTCACAGCAGCAGATggattcatttcattcatttagcATGGATGGAATATTGTTCAGAGCTGATCATCAATAATCACTTCTGAGAATGTTGAGGACAGAAATCAGCTGAGTAGATGTAGGATGTGAACAttaatcatcttcatcatcatcttcatcatcatcatgttcatcatcatcatcatcatcatcatcatcatcatcatcatcatgttcatcatcatcatcatcttcatcatcatcatgttcatcatcatcttcatcatcatcttcatcatcatcatgttcatcttcatcatcatcttcatcatcatcatgttcatcatcatcttcatcatcatcttcatcatcatcatgttcatcatcatcatcatcatgttcatcatgttcatcttcatcatcatcatcatcatcatcatcatcatcatgttaatcatcttcatcatcatcatgttaatcatcttcatcatcatcatcatcatcatcatcatcatcttcatcatcgtcatcatcatcatcatcttcatcatcatcatgttcatcatcttcatcatgttcatcatGTTCTTCATGTTCTTCATGTTTCAGCTGAGCCCTACGTCAGACTGCACTCTGTGACTCCTCCTGGTGGTAAACATCCGTCCATGTTGGTCTGCAGCGTCTTCAACTTCTACCCCAAACTGATCAGAGTCCGGTGGCTCAGAGACGAACAGGAAGTCACCTCTGATGTCACTTCCACTGATGAGCTGGCTGACGGTGATTGGTACTACCAGATCCACTCTCACCTGGAGTACACGCCCAGGTGAGTCCACCTACAGGTCCAGGTCcgggtccaggtccaggtccaggtccaggtccaggtccaggtccaggtccaggtccaggtccaggtccagttagcttcaggtccaggtccaggtccaggtccaggtccaggtccaggtccaggtccaggtccaggtccagttAGCTTCAGgttcaggtccaggtccaggtccaggtccaggtccaggtccaggtccaggtcctgtTAGcttcaggtccaggtccaggtccaggtccaggtccaggtccaggtccaggtccaggtccaggtccaggtccaggtccagttTGATGAGAGTGTGACAGGAACACTGATGTGTTGGTTTGTGTCAGCAGGTCTGGAGAGAAGATCTCCTGTGTGGTGGAGCACGCCAGCCTGAAAGAACCTCTGGTTACTGACTGGGGTaaatacctgtctgtctgctcacctgtctacctgtctacctgtctctgtgctcacctgtctgtctgctcacctggctacctgtctgtctgctcaccTGTcgctctctctacctgtctacctgtctgtctgcacacCTGAtgctctctctacctgtctacctgtctctgtgctCACCTGTCGCTCTCTCTAcatgtctacctgtctctgtgctcacctgtcggtctctctacctgtccacctgtctatGAGCTCACCTGTTGgtccctctacctgtctacctgtctctgtgctcacctgtcggtctctctacctgtctacctgtctctgagctcacctgtcggtctctctacctgtctacctgtctctgagctCGCCTGTtggtctctctacctgtctacctgtctctgagctcacctgttggtccctctacctgtctacctgtctctgagctCGCCTGTtggtctctctacctgtctacctgtctctgagctcacctgtcggtctctctccctgtgtctGTGCTCACCTGTCggtctctcttcctgtctacctgtctctgtgctcacctgtcggtctctctacctgtctacctgtttctgagctcacctgtcggtctctctacctgtctctgagctCGCCTGTCGgtctctctccctgtgtctGTGCTCACCTGTCggtctctcttcctgtctacctgtctctgtgctcacctgttggtccctctacctgtctctgagctcacctgtcgatctctctacctgtctacctgtctctgagctcacctgtcggtctctctacctgtctacctgtctctgagctcacctgtctgtctctctacctgtctacctgtctctgagctcacctgtctttctctctacctgtctctttgCTCACCTGTCGgtccctctacctgtctctgagctcacctgtcggtctctctacctgtctacctgtctctgagctcacctgtcggtccctctacctgtctctgagctcacctgtcggtctctctacctgtctctgagctcacctgtcggtccctctacctgtctctgaaCTCATCTGtcggtctctctacctgtctacctgtctctgagctcacctgtcggtctctctacctgtctctgagctcacctgtcggtctctctacctgtctacctgtctctgagctcacctgtcggtctctctacccgtctctgAGCTCAGCTGtcggtctctctacctgtctacctgtctctgagctcacctgtcggtccctctacctgtctctgagctcacctgtcggtccctctacctgtctctgagctcacctgtcggtctctctacctgtctacctgtctctgagctcacctgtcggtctctctacctgtctacctgtctctgagctcacctgtcggtctctctacctgtctacctgtctctgagctcacctgtcggtccctctacctgtctctgagctcacctgtcggtctctctacctgtctacctgtctctgagctcacctgtcggtctctctacctgtctacctgtctctgagctcacctgtcggtctctctacctgtctctgagctcacctgtcggtccctctacctgtctctgagctcacctgtcggtctctctacctgtctacctgtctctgagctcacctttcggtctctctacctgtctctgagctcacctgtcggtctctctacctgtctctgagctcacctgtcggtccctctacctgtctctgagctcacctgtcggtctctctacctgtctacctgtctctgagctcacctgtcggtctctctacctgtctacctgtctctgagctcacctgtcaatctctctccctgtctctgtgctcacctgtcggtctctcttcctgtctacctgtctctgacCTCACCTGtcggtctctctacctgtctacctgtctctgagctcacctgtcggtccctctacctgtctacctgtctctctgctcaccTGTCGgtccctctacctgtctctgagctcacctgtcggtccctctacctgtctctgagctcacctgtcggtccctctacctgtctctgagctcacctgtcggtctctctacctgtctctgagctcacctgtcggtctctctacctgtctctgagctcacctgtcggtccctctacctgtctgtcctcagACCCGTCCATGCCTGACTCTGAGAGGAACAAGTTTGCCATCGGAGCCTCTGGACTGATCCTGGGTCTGACCTTATCTCTGGCTGGTTTCATCTACTACAAGAGGAAGGCCCGAGGTGAGAACACTACACCTGATTCAGAACCGGTTCAGACCAGTTGATAGCAGTCAGAAGGTTCAGACCTCTCTGGACCAGGTCTCAGAGTTTCAGAGCAGGTTCCTCAGAGTGTGAAAGTAGTTCATCCCCACTAGTCCTTCTGAAACCTGTCTGCTACTTCTGTAAAACACCTCTGTACTGAGTGACGGAGTGTTCCTGTTTCTCTAGTCCAGTTGTGATGATGTGGATTTGAGTTGACCCGGTCCTCGTCTCTTCTTTTCTTGAATCCAGGAAGGATTCTGGTCCCCAGTAACTGAACCTGGACCTGGTCCtgtagctgctgcagctgctgcttcaaCCTGCTTCATGTGTTTGCAGCTCAGCAGACCGTCagtgctgccccctgctggaccgGCTGAACACCTGATTCTCTGATGATCTTTACTCTGATACCGGGCCGGTCTGAACCCTGATCCGGGACCGTGCTGTTTCCTCTGACGGTCCTGGATCAGGTTTAGTCTGGACTCTGCTGTATCCCAGCTGAACTGTGCTTCATCTACATGTCATATGATGCTGCTTTACTGTGTGAAATCAATATGAACTCTGTTTTCAAATCAATAGAATCCACTTATTTAAATGATTCGGGGCTCGTAGGTTGTGTGATTGTTATTCTGTGTTCACGCTAAGAGAGAAGTGAACGTTCACCTCGCTTTACTCGCACTAGTCCGACCGCCGGCATCGTCTGCGTTGGTCTCTGTAGACGGAGCTCGTCTCCATGGATACCGACAACACGTCCTCCATCAGCCACGGAAGAAATAACCTCTGTAGCTGTTcatgttggtgaagtcccagatacgtcactaaaccaaacgccgtcgtgtctgggttcatgacgtcacccggcggcgagctgtattcacatccagtgacatcacactgactgtatctagcagccaCACGTCTCTACTGAACGTACGAACCCAAAGCAATAAcagatttaatatcaataaccAGATCAACATGATGCTGAAACAACGACATCATGATGCCGATCAGTAGAACGTCTGGATTCATGCTCCGTCAGGtccgttaccatgacgacaagcagacGGCTGTTAAAACGcttgttttgtgaatggagtctggtgggaTCAGAGCAGGCTACGCTaacagctgctccatcaacactcaccATGACGTCATCTAGAGACTAGCGGTACGTGATGGCGTCTACTCACCTTCACGCTGTGTGTCATCGCTGTGTGAACAGGTCGCTGGgctcttggtgtgaacgcaTCGTTAGATTTATATATTTCTACTGGAGTGAAACGTTTGAACCAAAATAAACCCTCAGAAAACTCTCTGACACTGTGATTcattgatcaaatattaataaacaGGAAGGATCACATCTCTAATGATCCATGTCTGATGACTGAGTTACTCTCCAACACTTTCTATTATACTGTCTTTATTCACTCACATGCCGTCACTGATGATCCCAACCCATCACTAGTTTAACACCAGCCTcattacatattcattattaatattaatcactACTACAAGATCTACTGTTAATTATAAACCATCACTAGTTTAACACCAGCCTcattacatattcattattaatattaatcactACTACAAGGTCTACTGTTAATTATAAACCATCACTAGTTTAACACCAGCCTcattacatattcattattaatattaatcactACTACAAGGTCTACTGTTAATTATAAACCATCACTAGTTTAACACCAGCTCcattacatattcattattaatattaatcattACTACAAGATCTACTGTTAATTATAAACCATCACTAGTTTAACACCAGCTCcattacatattcattattaatattaatcactACTACAAGGTCTACTGTTAATTATAAACCATCACTAGTTTAACACCAGCTCcattacatattcattattaatattaatcattACTACAAGATCTACTGTTAATTATAAACCATCACTAGTTTAACACCAGCCTcattacatattcattattaatattaatcactACTACAAGGTCTACTGTTAATTATAAACCATCACTAGTTTAACACCAGCCTcattacatattcattattaatattaatcattACTACAAGGTCTACTGTTAATTATAAACCATCACTAGTTTAACACCAGCCTcattacatattcattattaatattaatcattACTACAAGGTCTACTGTTAATTATAAACCATCACTAGTTTAACACCAGCCTcattacatattcattattaatattaatcattACTACAAGGTCTACTGTTAATTATAAACCATCACTAGTTTAACACCAGCCTcattacatattcattattaatattaatcattACTACAAGGTCTACTGTTAATTATAAACCATCACTAGTTTAACACCAGCTCcattacatattcattattaatattaatcattACTACAAGGTCTACTGTTAATTATAAACCATCACTAGTTTAACACCAGCCTcattacatattcattattaatattaatcactACTACAAGGTCTACTGTTAATTATAAACCATCACTAGTTTAACACCAGCCTcattacatattcattattaatattaatcattACTACAAGGTCTACTGTTAATTATAAACCATCACTAGTTTAACACCAGCCTcattacatattcattattaatattaatcactACTACAAGGTCTACTGTTAATTATAAACCATCACTAGTTTAACACCAGCTGcattacatattcattattaatattaatcattACTACAAGGTCTACTGTTAATTATAAACCATCACTAGTTTAACACCAGCCTcattacatattcattattaatattaatcactACTACAAGGTCTACTGTTAATTATAAACCATCACTAGTTTAACACCAGCCTcattacatattcattattaatattaatcactACTACAAGATCTACTGTTAATTATAAACCATCACTAGTTTAACACCAGCCTcattacatattcattattaatattaatcactACTACAAGGTCTACTGTTAATTATAAACCATCACTAGTTTAACACCAGCCTcattacatattcattattaatattaatcactACTACAAGATCTACTGTTAATTATAAACCATCACTAGTTTAACACCAGCTTcattacatattcattattaatattaatcactACTACAAGGTCTACTGTTAATTATAAACCATCACTAGTTTAACACCAGCCTcattatatattcattattaatattaatcattACTACAAGATCTACTGTTAATTATAAACCATCACTAGTTTAACACCAGCCTcattacatattcattattaatattaatcactACTACAAGGTCTACTGTTAATTATAAACCATCACTAGTTTAACACCAGCCTcattacatattcattattaatattaatcactACTACAAGGTCTACTGTTAATTATAAACCATCACTAGTTTAACACCAGCCTcattacatattcattattaatattaatcactACTACAAGGTCTACTGTTAATTATAAACCATCACTAGTTTAACACCAGCCTcattacatattcattattaatattaatcattACTACAAGGTCTACTGTTAATTATAAACCCATCACTAGTTTAACACCAGCTCcattacatattcattattaatattaatcattACTACAAGGTCTACTGTTAATTATAAACCATCACTAGTTTAACACCAGCTCcattacatattcattattaatattaatcactACTACAAGGTCTACTGTTAATTATAAACCATCACTAGTTTAACACCAGCCTcattacatattcattattaatattaatcactACTACAAGGTCTACTGTTAATTATAAACCATCACTAGTTTAACACCAGCTCcattacatattcattattaatattaatcattATTACAAGGTCTACTGTTAATTATAAACCATCACTAGTTTAACACCAGCCTcattacatattcattattaatattaatcactACTACAAGGTCTACTGTTAATTATAAACCATCACTAGTTTAACACCAGCCTcattatatattcattattaatattaatcattACTACAAGATCTACTGTTAATTATAAACCATCACTAGTTTAACACCAGCCTcattacatattcattattaatattaatcattACTACAAGGTCTACTGTTAATTATAAACCATCACTAGTTTAACACCAGCCTcattacatattcattattaatattaatcactACTACAAGGTCTACTGTTAATTATAAACCATCACTAGTTTAACACCAGCTCcattacatattcattattaatattaatcactACTACAAGGTCTACTGTTAATTATAAACCATCACTAGTTTAACACCAGCCTcattacatattcattattaatattaatcactACTACAAGGTCTACTGTTAATTATAAACCCTAGATGGTATACTCCCCGTGTAGATGAGGTGTTCATGGGTAATGGCCCACACATAGAAGATCCTCATCATCAGCAGCGTCAGCCTCTGAACCAGTGAAATATGTTTAATCATCACTCCTAATATCTCATGTCTATCTATCATGTAATCATATCTACAGGGAGTGATGAGGTCGGAGTCTGGACCCCAAACTCTAACAGTGTTCTAATGTTGGAATAAACATTTCAAACATGAGTTATCTGACTGAActattattctcattatattattattattattattattattattattattattattattatcattattgttattattattattattattattattattattattattattattattattatcattattgttattattattattattattattattattattattatcattattattattattattattattatcattattgttattattattattatcattgttcttattcttattcttattatcattattcttattcttattcttattcttattcttattattatcattattgttattcttattcttattatcattattgttattattattattattatcattattcttattcttattcttattattatcattattgttattcttattcttattatcattattgttattattattattattatcattattcttattcttattcttattattatcattattgttattcttattcttattatcattattgttattattattattattattatcattattattattataattgttatgattattattatcattatcattattattattattgttattattattattattattattatcattattgttattattattattattattatttttattattatcattattcttattcttattatcattattcttattcttattcttattcttattatcattattgttattattattattattattatcattattattattataattgttatgattattattatcattatcattattattattattattattattattatcattattgttattattattattattattatttttattattatcattattcttattcttattatcattattcttattcttattcttattcttattatcattattgttattcttattatcattattgttattattattattattattattattatcattattattactataattgttatgattattattatcattatcattattgttattattattattattatcattatcattatcattattattattattatcattatcattattattattattattattatgatcattattattattattattgttatattataattattattattattattattatcattattattattattatcattattattattattattattatcattattattattattattattattattatcattattattactattattattgttattattaggtCTGTTTGGCTCCTCCAGTAATAAACTGATATTTTCTATCAGCTGCAGATCAATAAACTAAATATACTAAAGAAGAAAATAGTTCAACTAAACAAATAACTATCAAACAtcaaatgtaattaaaataaacatctagaataataaatcaaacaataatACGTATTACTAATAAATACTAACAATACATCAATATCTCCTACAATGATCGTCACcttcattaaatatttaaataaggTCAGAAGAAGACATTAATCTacagttattgttattgttacacATACTGATatcactacaacagctggaggctcacagaggagcattaatgaagtcatcactacaacagctggaggctctcagaggagcattaatgatgtcaccactacaacagctggaggctctcagaggagcattaatgaagtcaccactacaacagctggaggctctgagaggagcattaatgatgtcaccactacaacagctggaggctctgagaggagcattaatgatgtcaccactacaacagctggaggctctgagaggagcattaatgaagtcaccactacaacagctggaggctctcagaggagcattaatgatgtcaccactacaacagctggaggctcacagaggagcattaatgatgtcaccactacaacagctggaggctctgagaggagcattaatgatgtcaccactacaacagctggaggctctcagaggagcattaatgatgtcatcactacaacagctggaggctctgagaggagcattaatgatgtcaccactacaacagctggaggctctgagaggagcattaatgatgtcaccactacaacagctggaggctctgagaggagcattaatgatgtcaccactacaacagctggaggctcagagaggagcattaatgatgtcaccactacaacagctggaggctctgagaggagcattaatgatgtcaccactacaacagctggagactctgagaggagcattaatgatgtcaccactacaacagctggagactctgagaggagcattaatgatgtcaccactacaacagctggagactctgagaggagcattaatgatgtcaccactacaacagctggaggctctgagaggagcattaatgatgtcaccactacaacagctggaggctctcagaggagcattaatgatgtcatcactacaacagctggaggctctcagaggagcattaatgatgtcaccactacaacagctggaggctctcagaggagcattaatgatgtcatcactacaacagctggaggctctgagaggagcattaatgatgtcaccactacaacagctggaggctctgagaggagcattaatgatgtcaccactacaacagctggaggctctcagaggagcattaatgatgtcaccacgacaacagctggaggctcacagaggagcattaatgatgtcatcactacaacagctggaggctctcagaggagcattaatgatgtcaccactacaacagctggaggctctcagaggagcattaatgatgtcaccactacaacagctggaggctcacagaggagcattaatgatgtcaccactacaacagctggaggctctgagaggagcattaatgaagtcaccactacaacagctggaggctctgagaggagcattaatgatgtcaccactacaacagctggaggctcacagaggagcattaatgatgtcaccactacaacagctggaggctctgagaggagcattaatgaagtcaccactacaacagctggaggctctgagaggagcattaatgatgtcaccactacaacagctggaggctctgagaggagcattaatgatgtcaccactacaacagctggaggctcacagaggagcattaatgaagtcatcactacaacagctggaggctttcagaggagcattaatgatgtcaccactacaacagctggaggctttcagaggagcattaatgatgtcaccactacaacagctggaggctttcagaggagcattaatgatgtcaccactacaacagctggaggctctgagaggagcattaatgatgtcaccactacaacagctggaggctcacagaggagcattaatgatgtcaccactacaacagctgggggctctcagaggagcattaatgaagtcatcactacaacagctggaggctctgagaggagcattaatgatgtcaccactacaacagctggaggctcacagaggagcattaatgatgtcaccactacaacagctggaggctctcagaggagcattaatTAAGTcatcactacaacagctggaggctcacagaggagcattaatgatgtcaccactacaacagctggatgctctcagaggagcattaatgaagtcaccactacaacagctggaggctctgagaggagcattaatgatgtcaccactacaacagc includes these proteins:
- the LOC141763714 gene encoding H-2 class II histocompatibility antigen, E-S beta chain-like isoform X1 — encoded protein: MASSFLCFSLLFISLYTADGFMFSRVARCDFNSSDLKDIEFIDSYYYNKLEFTRFDSSVGKYVGFTEYGVKNAAFWNSDPSQLAVMKAQKGTYCHPNIEIDYQAALDKSAEPYVRLHSVTPPGGKHPSMLVCSVFNFYPKLIRVRWLRDEQEVTSDVTSTDELADGDWYYQIHSHLEYTPRSGEKISCVVEHASLKEPLVTDWDPSMPDSERNKFAIGASGLILGLTLSLAGFIYYKRKARGRILVPSN
- the LOC141763714 gene encoding H-2 class II histocompatibility antigen, I-E beta chain-like isoform X2 — protein: MFSRVARCDFNSSDLKDIEFIDSYYYNKLEFTRFDSSVGKYVGFTEYGVKNAAFWNSDPSQLAVMKAQKGTYCHPNIEIDYQAALDKSAEPYVRLHSVTPPGGKHPSMLVCSVFNFYPKLIRVRWLRDEQEVTSDVTSTDELADGDWYYQIHSHLEYTPRSGEKISCVVEHASLKEPLVTDWDPSMPDSERNKFAIGASGLILGLTLSLAGFIYYKRKARGRILVPSN